A genome region from Macadamia integrifolia cultivar HAES 741 unplaced genomic scaffold, SCU_Mint_v3 scaffold1709, whole genome shotgun sequence includes the following:
- the LOC122064656 gene encoding uncharacterized protein LOC122064656 codes for MKKYDKITSRRAARAYLNMVDNSYLGSSDEITKLMERVEATFIKHFSNSNRHKGINILRPQAKRERHRITFSVESLECNMQPKTSHGLCLETVSGYSGLFSVMSTILAGVLGVGLQQISHADAKTADPEVPLPSESPSSYTDLEKIVKKKRLRLEELLKSRGMFYGSYPRFTVAMKGQKVTIKFQIPPTCEAPHLIVDLVSHLGLKDERGGGSDMGGLIGRSLLIHLFLVLLSTLSTR; via the exons ATGAAGAAATATGACAAG atCACTTCAAGAAGGGCAGCAAGGGCTTACCTAAACATGGTTGACAACTCTTACCTTGGAAGCTCTGATGAG ATCACTAAGCTCATGGAGAGAGTGGAAGCTACCTTCATCAAGCACTTCTCAAACTCAAACCGACATAAGGGCATAAACATCTTGAGACCACAAGCAAAGAGAGAAAGGCATAGAATAACATTTTCCGTGG AGTCTCTCGAATGCAACATGCAGCCGAAAACATCTCATGGATTGTGTTTAGAAACAGTATCAGGATATTCTGGGTTATTTTCAGTAATGTCAACAATCTTGGCTGGGGTCCTAGGAGTTGGACTGCAACAAATATCTCATGCAGATGCCAAAACG GCTGATCCTGAGGTTCCCTTGCCATCAGAATCTCCATCAAGCTACACCgatttggaaaaaattgttaAGAAAAAACGACTTCGATTGGAAGAGTTGCTCAAAAGTAGAGGAATGTTTTATGGCTCCTATCCTAGATTTACTGTCGCCATGAAGGGTCAAAAG GTCACAATCAAATTCCAAATACCTCCAACATGTGAAGCGCCACACTTAATTGTGGACCTTGTTTCACATCTAGGATTGAAGGATGAACGTGGTGGTGGATCAGATATGGGGGGTTTGATTGGGAGGAGTCTTCTTATTCATCTTTTTCTAGTCCTGCTCTCGACTTTATCTACGAGGTAA
- the LOC122064655 gene encoding protein FAR1-RELATED SEQUENCE 5-like, translated as MDNRPPVAIITDQCPSLLRAIPHVFPNAKHRYCSWHVQKHFMEHLSNLYGTRPSFKKDFGRCIYGSQTEDEFETSWQELLIAYNLVEHEWLRKMYEQRVHWVPLYLKGTFFAGMSSTQRSEGMNYYFRGYFKQSIPLHKFARQYEKAVQRRREREASSDFSSLNKKPPLLVGNPLEIHASKVYTRKIFEIFKKQWSAALILTATEEVHGQKKKYLVGPFDIPDEHKCEVWDDIDAGVVTCSCKLFEFMGLLCKHILRVFHKTDRKEIPSQYILKRWTMDARIDLTNKIDRLSDEGSVSVTAAWAFQDALRNLIATVSGSQAACESATTALRIVNQRILRELGASNLQTPVVDPQPSSNVTHDPHCNIHIPLDVITRGRPNLGRAKHPMEMTTGRKNRCSNCGQLGHSKATCKVVVAPENDLDTTYNEERF; from the exons ATGGATAATCGACCACCTGTGGCAATTATTACAGACCAATGTCCATCACTTTTGAGGGCCATCCCACATGTGTTTCCAAATGCAAAGCATAGGTACTGTTCATGGCATGTGCAAAAACATTTTATGGAACACCTGAGCAACTTGTATGGGACACGTCCATCATTTAAAAAGGATTTTGGGAGATGTATTTATGGTAGTCAGACAGAAGATGAATTTGAGACAAGCTGGCAAGAGTTATTAATAGCTTATAATCTCGTTGAACATGAGTGGTTGAGGAAAATGTACGAGCAGCGGGTTCATTGGGTACCGTTATATCTTAAAGGTACTTTCTTTGCTGGCATGTCATCCACACAACGCAGCGAGGGGATGAATTATTACTTTCGTGGTTACTTTAAGCAATCAATCCCATTGCACAAGTTTGCACGACAATATGAAAAGGCTGTACAAAGACGTAGGGAGAGGGAAGCTAGTAGTGATTTCTCCAGTCTCAACAAAAAACCTCCACTGTTAGTTGGTAATCCTTTGGAGATACATGCATCTAAAGTTTATACGAGGAAGATTTTTGAAATCTTTAAGAAGCAATGGTCTGCAGCACTGATATTGACAGCCACAGAAGAAGTACATGGTCAAAAGAAAAAGTATTTGGTCGGTCCCTTTGACATTCCTGACGAGCATAAGTGTGAAGTTTGGGATGACATTGATGCAGGTGTTGTAACTTGTAGTTGTAAATTGTTTGAGTTTATGGGTTTATTATGCAAACACATCTTGAGAGTCTTCCATAAGACAGACCGCAAGGAGATTCCTTCGCAGTACATCTTAAAAAGATGGACCATGGATGCAAGGATTGATTTGACGAATAAGATAGACAGATTAAGTGATGAAGGTTCTGTATCAGTAACAGCTGCATGGGCTTTTCAAGATGCCTTGAGGAATTTGATAGCCACAGTTAGTGGTTCACAGGCAGCATGTGAATCTGCTACGACTGCGTTGAGGATTGTGAATCAAAGAATCTTACGAGAATTGGGTGCATCAAACTTACAAACTCCTGTTGTTGATCCACAACCCTCTTCTAATGTTACACATGACCCCCATTGCAATATCCATATTCCTTTGGATGTGATCACAAGGGGTCGGCCTAATTTAGGTCGTGCAAAACATCCAATGGAGATGACAACTGGAAGGAAGAATAGATGTAGCAATTGTGGCCAGTTAGGGCATAGCAAGGCAACTTGTAAG GTAGTAGTGGCGCCGGAAAATGATTTGGACACCACCTACAATGAAGAACGGTTTTAG